In Aliiglaciecola sp. LCG003, a genomic segment contains:
- the miaB gene encoding tRNA (N6-isopentenyl adenosine(37)-C2)-methylthiotransferase MiaB, giving the protein MSKKLFIKTWGCQMNEYDSEKMADLLDSTHGYELAQEAEDADVILLNTCSIREKAQEKVFHQLGRWKNLKKTKPDLIIGVGGCVASQEGETIRQRAPFVDVIFGPQTLHRLPEMINQIKGGQKSVVDVSFPEIEKFDRLPEPRADGPSAFVSIMEGCSKYCSFCVVPYTRGEEVSRPVDDVLLEVAQLAEQGVREVNLLGQNVNAFRGPSFDGSICRFAELLELIASIDGIDRIRYTTSHPVEFTEDLIEAYANIPELVDHLHLPVQSGADRVLNLMKRGHTAIEYKSKIRRLKKIRPNLCMSSDFIIGFPGESDEDFQATMDLIQAVDFDLSFSFIYSARPGTPAADLPDDVSDETKKQRLQILQSRINQQALRIARNMLNTEQRILVEGPSKKNPMELSGRTENNRVVNFEGTPDMIGEFIDVLITDVFANSLRGQVVRREQDMGLRISITPQSILSKHAALKDELGVEKFVPISIG; this is encoded by the coding sequence ATGAGCAAGAAGTTATTTATCAAAACCTGGGGTTGCCAAATGAACGAGTATGACTCGGAAAAAATGGCTGACCTACTAGATTCTACGCACGGTTATGAGCTGGCTCAAGAAGCGGAAGATGCAGATGTTATTTTATTAAATACCTGCTCAATCAGAGAAAAAGCACAGGAAAAAGTGTTTCATCAATTAGGCCGCTGGAAGAACCTTAAAAAAACCAAACCAGACTTGATAATTGGCGTGGGGGGTTGCGTTGCATCCCAAGAAGGGGAAACGATACGACAAAGAGCTCCCTTTGTGGACGTCATCTTTGGGCCGCAAACACTGCATCGGTTACCTGAGATGATCAACCAAATAAAAGGTGGTCAAAAATCAGTAGTCGACGTTAGCTTTCCTGAAATTGAAAAATTTGATCGTTTACCCGAGCCAAGAGCGGACGGTCCCAGTGCATTTGTCTCTATCATGGAAGGCTGCTCAAAATATTGTAGCTTTTGTGTGGTCCCTTATACTCGTGGCGAGGAAGTCAGTCGCCCGGTAGACGATGTTTTACTGGAAGTAGCACAACTTGCCGAACAAGGCGTTCGAGAAGTTAATTTATTGGGGCAGAACGTGAATGCCTTTCGAGGCCCTAGTTTCGATGGATCAATCTGTAGATTTGCTGAGTTACTTGAATTAATAGCATCTATTGATGGTATCGATCGTATTCGCTACACCACTTCACATCCAGTTGAATTCACTGAAGACTTGATTGAAGCCTATGCCAATATTCCTGAATTAGTTGATCACCTTCATCTGCCGGTGCAAAGCGGCGCAGATCGAGTGTTAAATCTTATGAAACGAGGTCATACAGCAATTGAATACAAATCTAAAATTAGGCGTTTGAAAAAGATACGACCTAATTTGTGTATGTCTTCTGATTTTATCATTGGTTTTCCTGGCGAGAGTGATGAGGATTTTCAAGCCACTATGGATTTAATCCAAGCAGTTGATTTCGATTTAAGCTTTAGCTTTATATATAGTGCTAGACCCGGAACGCCTGCCGCCGATTTGCCAGATGATGTGAGTGATGAAACCAAAAAACAGCGTTTACAAATTCTACAAAGTAGGATCAATCAGCAAGCACTTCGCATCGCCAGAAACATGTTAAACACCGAACAACGTATTTTGGTAGAAGGACCTTCAAAGAAAAATCCCATGGAATTATCCGGTCGGACCGAGAATAATCGTGTAGTGAATTTTGAAGGCACACCGGACATGATTGGCGAATTCATTGATGTGCTGATTACAGATGTATTTGCTAATTCATTACGAGGACAAGTAGTCCGCAGGGAGCAGGATATGGGGCTTCGAATTAGCATTACTCCTCAGTCCATCTTGTCTAAGCACGCCGCTTTGAAAGATGAATTGGGTGTAGAGAAATTTGTACCTATTTCAATTGGTTAA
- the corC gene encoding CNNM family magnesium/cobalt transport protein CorC (CorC(YbeX) belongs to the Cyclin M Mg2+ Exporter (CNNM) family, and was characterized as belonging to a set of three proteins, at least one of which must be present for CorA to function.), translating into MSDDNPHSTSGSSNKGWLDKLVQTFNGEPKNKEDLVDIITDAELREVIDPQTREMIEGVMGVNEMKVRDIMIPRAQMITINIDETVEQFLPVMLESAHSRFPVINEDKDHIEGILLAKDLLAYAFIPGKEFHLKDVLRQAVIVPESKRVDVLLKEFRQQRYHMAIVVDEYGGVSGLVTIEDILELIVGEIEDEHDVEENDSDDIRPLNTYTYSVKALTPIEDFNQFFETHYDEEQADTIGGIVLKAFGHMPSTDDEVEIDGLSFKITNSDKRRLLQLKVTLPNKED; encoded by the coding sequence ATGAGCGACGATAACCCCCACTCTACTAGCGGTTCTTCGAATAAAGGTTGGTTGGACAAGTTGGTCCAAACCTTCAACGGAGAGCCGAAGAACAAAGAAGATTTAGTTGATATCATTACTGACGCAGAATTGCGAGAAGTAATTGACCCACAAACCCGTGAAATGATTGAAGGGGTAATGGGTGTCAACGAAATGAAAGTGCGTGATATTATGATCCCTCGGGCTCAAATGATCACCATTAACATCGACGAAACGGTCGAACAATTCTTGCCAGTCATGTTGGAATCTGCTCACTCTCGCTTCCCTGTTATCAATGAAGATAAAGATCATATCGAAGGAATTTTACTCGCCAAAGACCTGCTTGCCTATGCCTTTATACCGGGCAAAGAGTTTCACTTAAAGGATGTGTTGCGCCAAGCTGTTATTGTGCCTGAAAGTAAACGAGTTGATGTATTGTTAAAAGAATTCAGACAACAACGTTATCATATGGCGATTGTGGTAGATGAATATGGCGGCGTATCTGGCTTAGTTACCATCGAAGATATTCTAGAACTTATCGTCGGTGAAATTGAAGATGAACATGATGTTGAGGAAAATGACTCAGACGATATCAGACCCCTCAATACCTATACATATTCGGTAAAAGCGCTAACCCCTATAGAAGATTTTAATCAATTTTTTGAAACTCATTACGATGAGGAGCAAGCTGATACGATTGGGGGCATTGTACTTAAAGCCTTTGGCCATATGCCAAGTACGGACGATGAAGTAGAAATTGATGGGTTAAGCTTTAAAATCACTAATTCAGATAAGCGCCGATTACTTCAATTAAAAGTGACCTTGCCTAACAAGGAAGACTAG
- the ybeY gene encoding rRNA maturation RNase YbeY, producing MAAILDLQIACDATDIPAHEDIQQWLNIALGERFNEDQEVTVRIVSPQESQQLNNAYRGKEKPTNVLSFPFEALPGIQLHLLGDLVVCAEIVAKEANEQQKPLANHWAHMLIHGTLHLLGFDHENDQDAQEMEQLEVSLLSKLSIDDPYQDH from the coding sequence GTGGCAGCCATATTAGATCTGCAAATTGCTTGTGACGCCACCGATATTCCTGCCCATGAAGATATTCAACAATGGTTGAATATAGCTCTGGGAGAACGGTTCAACGAAGATCAAGAAGTGACGGTCCGGATTGTCAGTCCACAAGAAAGCCAACAGTTGAATAATGCCTATCGGGGCAAAGAAAAGCCGACCAATGTATTGTCCTTCCCATTTGAAGCACTGCCTGGTATCCAGTTACATTTACTCGGTGATTTAGTGGTTTGCGCCGAAATAGTCGCAAAAGAAGCAAATGAACAACAAAAACCATTAGCCAATCATTGGGCACATATGTTGATACACGGAACCCTCCATCTATTGGGCTTTGACCATGAAAATGATCAGGATGCACAAGAGATGGAACAGTTAGAAGTTTCGTTATTATCGAAATTAAGTATTGACGATCCCTACCAAGATCATTAA
- a CDS encoding alanine/glycine:cation symporter family protein produces MLNDIVTFINDLLWNKGLSVLWESEDAISTVQVPILAVMLVLGGLWFTFKLGFVQIRHFGHMFSIMKGSQKSDKSGISSFQALCTSLSARVGTGNLAGVAVAISLGGSGSIFWMWMIAILGMATGFAESVLGQLYKVRDENGEYRGGPAYYIQQGLNKRWLAVLFSLCLFLGYGFIFSAVQANTITDALNHAYDIPTQYSGLVIIVLAGLIVIGGFRAIAKFAEWIVPFMAVTYVLVALAITFINIQLVPAMLYDIITSAFGLQEAGAGALGAAIKNGIQRGLYSNEAGSGSVPHAAAGATPNPNHPVSQGYVQMLGVFIDTMILCTCTAVVILLAGGSNGEQMEGIRLTQTAMSSHLGDFGGDFVAAAISLFAFTSVVANYAYGESNLHMFKLDNKIGRGVYTLGYLLMIFWGSKASLPQVWAMADMALGLMTIINIIAIVWMTPTIVAISKDYFIKRDRGERPEYSTGDCQIQGETETGIWDQK; encoded by the coding sequence GTGCTTAATGACATAGTGACATTTATCAACGATTTACTCTGGAACAAAGGCCTAAGTGTACTTTGGGAAAGTGAAGATGCTATCAGCACAGTTCAGGTGCCAATTTTAGCAGTGATGCTTGTATTGGGTGGGCTATGGTTTACATTCAAGCTTGGCTTTGTCCAAATCCGTCACTTCGGACATATGTTTTCAATAATGAAAGGTAGCCAAAAAAGTGACAAGTCAGGGATCAGTTCTTTCCAAGCACTATGCACCAGCTTATCTGCTCGCGTGGGTACCGGTAATTTAGCCGGTGTAGCCGTAGCAATTTCATTAGGGGGCTCAGGCTCTATCTTCTGGATGTGGATGATTGCCATATTAGGCATGGCTACTGGTTTTGCCGAAAGTGTTCTGGGGCAATTGTACAAAGTCAGAGATGAAAATGGTGAATATCGAGGCGGACCAGCCTATTATATTCAACAAGGTCTAAACAAGAGATGGCTAGCCGTTCTATTCTCCCTATGTTTGTTTCTTGGATATGGCTTTATTTTTAGCGCGGTACAGGCAAACACCATCACAGATGCATTAAATCATGCTTATGATATCCCAACCCAATACTCTGGACTTGTTATCATTGTATTAGCTGGATTAATTGTTATAGGTGGTTTTAGAGCCATAGCGAAGTTTGCAGAATGGATCGTCCCCTTCATGGCTGTAACTTACGTGTTAGTAGCGTTAGCGATAACCTTTATTAATATCCAGTTAGTACCCGCAATGTTGTACGATATCATTACATCGGCATTTGGTTTGCAGGAGGCCGGTGCCGGAGCTCTTGGCGCTGCAATTAAAAATGGAATCCAACGTGGTTTATATTCCAATGAAGCGGGCTCAGGAAGTGTTCCTCATGCAGCGGCAGGCGCCACACCCAATCCAAATCATCCGGTTTCACAAGGCTATGTGCAAATGCTCGGTGTGTTTATCGACACTATGATACTTTGTACCTGCACTGCAGTGGTAATTTTACTCGCCGGGGGCTCTAACGGTGAACAAATGGAAGGTATCAGACTTACTCAAACTGCCATGAGCTCTCATCTGGGTGATTTTGGTGGAGATTTTGTGGCTGCAGCTATCAGTTTATTTGCATTTACCTCCGTTGTGGCAAATTATGCCTATGGCGAAAGTAATCTGCACATGTTTAAACTAGATAACAAAATCGGCAGAGGTGTATATACCCTAGGTTATTTGTTGATGATTTTCTGGGGCTCAAAGGCTTCCCTACCCCAAGTTTGGGCTATGGCTGATATGGCGCTGGGTTTAATGACTATAATCAATATCATTGCCATTGTGTGGATGACACCTACCATAGTTGCCATTAGTAAAGACTATTTCATCAAGCGAGATAGAGGGGAGCGTCCAGAGTACTCCACTGGGGATTGTCAAATTCAAGGTGAAACAGAAACAGGTATTTGGGATCAGAAATAA
- a CDS encoding PhoH family protein: MSTLVSNEIILEPADNKRLASLCGPLDDNIKQIERRLGVEITYRNNEFKVLGEPLQTNGAAELLKLLYIETQPVKGITHILEPDQVHLAIQEAKCLEKAEAGHYGKEVHIKTRRGVIKPRNPNQSQYVSNIVNHDITFGVGPAGTGKTYLAVACAVDALEKQEIRRILLTRPAVEAGEKLGFLPGDLSQKVDPYLRPLYDALFEMLGFDKVEKLIERNVIEVAPLAYMRGRTLNDAFIILDESQNTTVEQMKMFLTRIGFNSRAVITGDITQIDLPRGVRSGLRHTIEVLKDVQDISFNFFTANDVVRHPVVARIVQAYEQYESEQERLKIQQNQQQQKQDEK, translated from the coding sequence TTGAGTACCCTAGTTAGCAACGAAATCATCTTGGAACCGGCAGACAATAAACGTTTAGCCAGTCTGTGTGGGCCTTTAGACGACAACATCAAACAAATTGAACGCCGTTTAGGTGTTGAAATCACCTATCGAAATAATGAGTTTAAGGTATTGGGAGAGCCGCTGCAGACCAACGGCGCTGCGGAGTTACTCAAGTTACTTTATATCGAGACCCAACCTGTTAAAGGTATCACCCACATTCTAGAGCCTGATCAGGTTCACCTTGCCATCCAAGAGGCTAAGTGCTTAGAAAAAGCCGAAGCGGGTCATTATGGAAAAGAAGTTCATATAAAAACTCGACGGGGTGTGATCAAGCCCCGAAACCCGAATCAAAGTCAATATGTGTCTAATATTGTAAATCATGATATTACTTTCGGCGTCGGTCCTGCTGGGACAGGCAAAACTTATTTAGCGGTCGCTTGTGCGGTTGATGCCCTAGAAAAACAAGAGATTAGACGAATATTACTGACTCGCCCAGCCGTGGAAGCTGGTGAAAAATTGGGCTTCTTACCTGGTGATCTATCCCAAAAAGTCGATCCTTATCTACGCCCGCTCTATGACGCTTTATTTGAAATGCTCGGCTTTGATAAAGTTGAAAAACTGATTGAGCGTAATGTTATAGAAGTCGCCCCTTTGGCATATATGCGTGGGCGTACTCTTAACGATGCATTCATTATCTTAGACGAGAGTCAAAATACCACAGTTGAACAAATGAAAATGTTCCTGACCCGTATAGGTTTCAATTCTAGGGCGGTTATCACCGGTGATATTACTCAAATAGACTTACCCCGTGGGGTAAGATCAGGTCTACGTCACACCATCGAAGTACTCAAAGATGTGCAGGACATATCCTTCAATTTCTTTACTGCTAATGATGTAGTACGTCATCCTGTCGTTGCGCGCATAGTACAAGCCTATGAGCAATATGAATCTGAGCAAGAACGATTGAAAATTCAGCAGAATCAACAACAGCAAAAACAGGATGAGAAATAA
- a CDS encoding FAD-dependent oxidoreductase: MKNNWKVDYMFDVGVIGGGMVGSSVALGLAQQGCKVALVESTMPESYVITQPPDLRVSAINLLSQNLLSQLGAWQSIEKMRLCPFKRMSVWENAKHRTDFVAKDMDLENLGHIVENRLVQLALLELIGQQENVTLLSNGIVDGIHINSHINVTVKNTDSFNCKLLIGADGGNSQVRKLMNIGSQGWQYTQQALGIQIKMTDGVQRDITWQAFRPTGPLAFLPLYGGYGSLVWYDDANTIRYLNGLNKTQLKAQILEHFPSELVDFEILNYASFPLTRMHANHYAKGNTVLVGDAAHTINPLAGQGVNLGFKDVQVLLEKMSTWDKQENSIKPILVQYESIRRPDNLLMMSAMDFTYSLFSNDIGPLKLLRNVGLALADKATPLKKQVMKYALGLN; this comes from the coding sequence GTGAAAAATAATTGGAAAGTGGATTATATGTTTGATGTGGGTGTTATAGGTGGAGGAATGGTCGGCAGCTCAGTCGCTCTAGGCTTGGCTCAACAGGGTTGTAAAGTGGCTCTTGTAGAATCAACTATGCCTGAAAGTTATGTAATCACTCAACCGCCAGACCTGCGTGTATCTGCAATTAATTTACTCTCACAAAATTTACTCAGTCAATTGGGGGCGTGGCAAAGCATTGAAAAAATGCGCTTGTGCCCATTCAAGCGTATGTCAGTGTGGGAAAATGCCAAACACCGCACCGATTTTGTGGCTAAGGACATGGATCTTGAGAATTTGGGACACATCGTTGAAAATCGTTTGGTCCAATTGGCTTTGCTCGAGCTCATCGGCCAACAGGAAAATGTCACCCTATTGAGCAATGGGATAGTCGATGGAATTCATATTAACAGTCACATAAATGTAACTGTAAAAAATACTGACAGTTTTAACTGCAAGTTATTGATTGGTGCCGATGGGGGGAATTCACAAGTAAGAAAGTTAATGAATATTGGATCTCAAGGCTGGCAATACACACAACAAGCTTTGGGTATTCAAATTAAGATGACTGATGGCGTCCAACGCGATATAACTTGGCAAGCATTCAGACCAACTGGACCTTTAGCATTTTTACCGCTTTATGGCGGTTATGGCTCCTTGGTTTGGTATGATGACGCGAACACCATTCGCTATTTAAACGGATTGAATAAAACCCAACTCAAAGCGCAAATACTAGAACACTTTCCGTCAGAATTAGTAGACTTCGAAATCTTAAATTACGCTAGTTTTCCACTCACTCGAATGCATGCCAACCATTACGCAAAGGGCAATACAGTATTAGTTGGTGATGCAGCACACACCATTAATCCTTTGGCCGGGCAGGGGGTTAATTTAGGCTTTAAAGATGTCCAGGTACTACTAGAAAAAATGTCCACATGGGATAAACAAGAAAATTCAATTAAACCAATTTTAGTGCAGTACGAATCTATTCGTCGACCAGATAATCTGTTGATGATGTCTGCGATGGATTTTACTTACTCGTTATTCAGTAATGATATTGGCCCACTTAAGCTTTTACGAAATGTTGGCCTTGCATTAGCTGACAAAGCCACACCATTAAAGAAACAAGTTATGAAGTATGCATTGGGATTAAATTGA
- a CDS encoding S8 family serine peptidase encodes MLRKQLTVLGTGCFLAMSVHSAFALSNSDRSLLTLDSTSLNSVPSKSRYIVQLKDAPAATRQGASSASIPDRFEGQFNEAKYDANSAASIAYRKGLVNKQKAVMNSVGVTDAIYTYEHSFNGFAASLSPAQLAKLKSNPNVLNIWPDELLQMDTSNTPAFLGLTAPGGLHTLGTKGENVIIGVVDSGVWPENPSLSDDGFDPIEISRPDWAGECDTGTDPEFACNNKLIGARYFNDSFAQNNTILPGEFDSPRDADGHGTHTITTAGGNEGVTASLQGIDIGTVSGIAPRARVAAYKVCWNGSAVGNSGCFSTDSVAAIDAATADGVDVINYSISGSRTAMTDPVHVAFFNAARGGVFSSLSAGNSGPGPQTVAHNVPWVTTVAASTYEGDAALVGNILEVNDGDTIRDLFSIPGAITSPIPEEGLSGELVAVTPALACGDGVDNPAGELEGKIALIARGTCNFSIKVLNAQNAGADGVVIYSDDRPAIAMGGDGTGITIPGVMISNQDGLDLAGLVDEVVVSVNMTNEGTASSAPQIGNQMAGFSSRGESLATADIIKPDITAPGVQILAGTSGAQIDSGTVGESYAYLSGTSMSSPHIAGMAALVREAQPNWSPSAIKSALMTSSYQGVTKEDGSTPADPFDFGAGHANPNSAVDPGLIYDATFNDYYAFLCGSGDAAFVEADYFSGACGALENAGFPTDASDLNIASIAIESLSETQTIRRYVNNVSDSDTYTATVEAPAGVDVEVSVYDFDLGTFVSTNTMSFNAGGLGVYEVTFSKNSDAVLDQWTFGSVTWSDGIRNVYSPVALKATVPPRVNAPESVNVVATRSAARVTVPVDLAYNGRFFAQGIGLDTADVSFSTVAQDEDGSFTFNEPGLGFYFVDVPEGTRIAKFGLKSEDQANPAVDLDLFVYACPQFSCSEVGTSTNAASDESVVLIDPVPLANLGNSDIYVVFVLGWSLNGADSVVAPLHVWTVDESGSTNMSVRASSRAVDGRTNNVFVGMRGLQSGEDYVGGIIYTDENGDENGLTVIEVKAQ; translated from the coding sequence ATGTTACGCAAACAGCTAACAGTGCTCGGTACAGGGTGCTTCTTGGCGATGTCTGTACATAGTGCTTTTGCATTATCAAATTCAGACCGTAGTCTACTCACTTTAGATTCAACGAGCCTTAACTCGGTTCCTTCAAAATCTCGCTACATAGTACAACTAAAAGATGCCCCAGCGGCTACGCGACAAGGTGCAAGTAGCGCATCGATACCAGATCGATTTGAAGGTCAATTCAATGAAGCAAAATATGATGCAAATTCTGCAGCATCTATTGCTTATCGGAAAGGATTAGTAAACAAGCAAAAAGCAGTCATGAATAGTGTTGGTGTTACTGATGCTATTTACACCTACGAGCATTCATTCAATGGTTTTGCCGCAAGTTTATCACCAGCTCAGTTGGCCAAGTTAAAATCTAATCCAAATGTATTAAACATTTGGCCTGATGAACTTCTTCAGATGGATACATCAAATACACCAGCATTTTTAGGGCTTACTGCTCCAGGTGGATTACATACCCTAGGTACTAAGGGCGAAAATGTAATCATTGGTGTAGTAGATTCTGGTGTCTGGCCAGAAAATCCAAGTTTATCCGATGATGGTTTTGATCCAATCGAAATCAGTCGCCCAGATTGGGCCGGTGAATGTGATACTGGAACAGATCCAGAGTTCGCCTGTAACAATAAATTAATCGGTGCCAGGTATTTCAACGATTCATTCGCTCAAAACAACACCATTTTACCGGGCGAGTTTGATTCTCCCCGTGATGCAGACGGTCACGGTACTCATACTATTACCACAGCAGGCGGGAATGAAGGTGTAACAGCGTCATTACAAGGAATTGACATAGGTACTGTATCTGGTATCGCCCCCCGTGCTCGAGTTGCAGCATACAAAGTCTGTTGGAATGGCAGTGCTGTGGGTAATAGTGGTTGTTTTTCTACAGATTCAGTAGCAGCAATCGATGCAGCAACTGCAGATGGTGTAGATGTGATTAACTACTCAATCAGTGGTAGCCGCACTGCTATGACTGACCCCGTGCATGTTGCGTTTTTTAACGCCGCTCGTGGTGGTGTGTTCAGTTCATTGTCTGCTGGTAACTCTGGTCCTGGTCCGCAAACCGTTGCACACAATGTACCTTGGGTAACCACAGTTGCAGCTTCGACATATGAAGGTGATGCGGCCTTAGTAGGCAATATCCTTGAAGTCAATGATGGCGACACTATCCGTGATTTATTCTCAATTCCTGGTGCAATCACAAGTCCTATCCCTGAAGAAGGTTTAAGTGGCGAATTAGTTGCCGTAACGCCAGCTTTGGCGTGTGGCGATGGTGTAGATAATCCTGCTGGTGAACTTGAAGGTAAAATTGCACTTATCGCGCGTGGTACTTGTAATTTCAGTATTAAAGTATTGAATGCACAAAATGCCGGTGCAGATGGCGTTGTTATTTACTCAGATGACAGGCCAGCAATCGCGATGGGTGGTGATGGAACTGGAATTACCATTCCTGGCGTAATGATCTCTAATCAAGATGGATTGGATTTAGCCGGATTGGTAGATGAAGTTGTTGTAAGCGTTAATATGACCAACGAAGGCACCGCAAGTTCAGCGCCTCAAATTGGTAATCAAATGGCGGGATTCTCGTCACGTGGTGAAAGTTTAGCGACTGCTGATATCATCAAACCTGATATTACGGCTCCTGGTGTGCAAATTTTAGCGGGTACTTCTGGCGCTCAAATCGACTCTGGTACAGTTGGAGAAAGCTATGCATACTTGAGCGGTACATCTATGTCCTCGCCTCATATTGCAGGTATGGCAGCATTAGTAAGAGAAGCTCAACCTAACTGGTCGCCTTCTGCAATCAAATCTGCGTTGATGACTTCATCTTATCAAGGTGTTACTAAAGAAGATGGCAGCACGCCTGCTGACCCGTTTGATTTTGGTGCTGGTCATGCAAATCCAAATAGTGCGGTGGATCCAGGTTTGATCTACGATGCAACTTTCAATGACTATTACGCATTCTTATGCGGAAGTGGTGATGCAGCATTTGTTGAAGCCGATTACTTCTCCGGTGCCTGTGGCGCTCTGGAAAATGCAGGCTTCCCAACTGACGCGAGTGACTTAAATATTGCGTCGATCGCGATTGAGTCATTATCTGAAACACAAACGATTAGACGTTATGTTAATAATGTAAGTGACTCAGATACCTACACTGCCACTGTTGAAGCACCTGCAGGTGTTGATGTAGAAGTAAGTGTATATGACTTTGATTTAGGAACATTTGTATCAACTAACACCATGAGCTTTAATGCAGGTGGTTTAGGTGTGTATGAAGTTACCTTTAGCAAAAATAGTGACGCAGTACTAGATCAATGGACCTTCGGTTCAGTGACTTGGTCAGATGGTATTCGCAATGTATATAGCCCGGTAGCGCTTAAAGCTACTGTACCACCTCGTGTAAATGCTCCAGAGTCGGTTAACGTTGTTGCTACACGCTCTGCTGCAAGAGTAACAGTGCCAGTAGACCTAGCTTATAATGGTCGTTTCTTTGCACAGGGTATTGGTCTTGATACAGCTGATGTTTCATTCAGTACAGTAGCACAAGACGAAGATGGGTCATTTACGTTTAACGAACCTGGACTTGGTTTCTACTTTGTAGATGTACCAGAGGGAACTCGCATAGCTAAATTCGGACTTAAATCAGAAGATCAAGCAAATCCTGCTGTAGATTTAGATCTTTTTGTCTATGCATGCCCACAGTTTAGTTGTTCTGAAGTTGGCACAAGTACCAATGCTGCTTCTGACGAATCTGTAGTATTAATTGACCCTGTTCCTTTAGCTAATCTAGGAAATAGCGACATTTACGTAGTATTTGTACTAGGTTGGTCGTTAAATGGTGCAGATAGCGTTGTAGCACCGTTACATGTATGGACTGTAGATGAATCTGGTTCGACTAACATGTCGGTTAGAGCATCTTCTCGTGCAGTTGACGGTCGTACTAATAATGTATTTGTTGGTATGCGTGGATTACAAAGTGGTGAAGACTATGTTGGCGGAATCATCTACACAGATGAAAACGGCGACGAGAATGGTTTGACTGTTATTGAAGTTAAAGCTCAATAA